Proteins from a genomic interval of Chitinophagales bacterium:
- a CDS encoding CPBP family intramembrane glutamic endopeptidase, with amino-acid sequence MENEKINWKRIIVFFIIAAAISNIFRFDIFELKSELEKLPPWIFILTTVLAEGIGVIIGALIIIPFLKKQRKTEISLLGTSRSKSLIMATIPIIILTLIGVKNDFEMNYHIYGLIAAIGTLLYCIMEEYGWRGYLQEELKTLKPWQKYIIIGGIWYLWHLTFLTKVSVGDNLFFLSMMILGSWGIGQVAESTKSIIACACFHMIIQIMMFNALIKNGIDGNEKLITLGVSIVIWFTIIKKWEKENTIAN; translated from the coding sequence ATGGAAAACGAAAAAATTAATTGGAAAAGGATAATAGTATTTTTTATTATAGCAGCTGCAATATCCAATATCTTTAGATTTGACATCTTCGAACTTAAATCGGAATTGGAAAAATTACCCCCTTGGATTTTTATATTAACTACTGTTCTCGCTGAAGGCATTGGAGTTATAATTGGTGCTTTAATAATTATTCCTTTTTTAAAAAAACAAAGGAAAACTGAAATATCCTTATTAGGAACTTCAAGGTCAAAAAGTCTCATAATGGCGACTATTCCAATCATTATTCTAACATTAATTGGAGTAAAAAATGACTTTGAAATGAACTATCATATTTATGGACTCATAGCTGCAATTGGAACTTTACTCTATTGTATAATGGAGGAATATGGATGGAGAGGATATTTACAAGAAGAATTGAAAACATTAAAGCCTTGGCAAAAATATATAATAATTGGAGGGATATGGTACTTGTGGCATTTGACCTTTTTGACTAAAGTAAGTGTTGGAGATAATCTTTTTTTTCTATCGATGATGATTCTTGGAAGTTGGGGAATTGGACAAGTAGCTGAATCTACAAAATCTATTATTGCATGTGCCTGTTTCCACATGATTATCCAAATTATGATGTTTAATGCCTTAATCAAAAATGGAATTGACGGAAACGAGAAATTGATAACCTTAGGAGTATCTATAGTTATCTGGTTTACAATTATAAAAAAATGGGAAAAAGAAAATACTATTGCCAATTGA
- a CDS encoding GxxExxY protein: MIHKDLIYDIVNCIFHVYDELGNIWWENVYEEALVIALRNKGIQVAAQEEYDVFYKEKKIAKYRPDLVVEDKVIVELKAVGTLTNLHKAQIISYLKGFQKPIGILVDFAGQKLQRQIIPNKCQQEEALQNVFDFEKVTIAEKEKLKEIFEAAAEVSQVLGPGFYEEIYRRAFFQELISRDLFFETKDKISAVYCNEYLGEKWVNFFKIDRRTLVAIIAVQKITPLLKSRFTRYLKYIGCQDGLVFNFSGIRLECSYLKRP, encoded by the coding sequence ATGATACACAAAGATTTAATCTACGACATTGTAAACTGCATTTTTCATGTATATGATGAGTTAGGAAATATTTGGTGGGAGAATGTGTATGAAGAAGCTTTGGTGATTGCGTTGCGAAATAAAGGGATTCAAGTAGCTGCTCAAGAGGAGTATGATGTGTTTTATAAGGAGAAAAAGATAGCTAAGTATAGACCTGATTTGGTGGTGGAAGATAAAGTGATTGTAGAGTTGAAAGCGGTTGGAACATTGACAAATCTTCACAAAGCACAAATTATTTCTTATCTCAAAGGTTTTCAGAAACCTATTGGAATTTTGGTTGATTTTGCAGGACAGAAACTGCAAAGGCAAATTATTCCTAACAAATGCCAACAAGAGGAAGCTTTGCAGAATGTGTTTGATTTTGAGAAAGTGACTATTGCTGAAAAGGAAAAATTGAAAGAGATTTTTGAGGCAGCGGCTGAAGTTTCGCAGGTTTTAGGACCTGGATTTTATGAGGAAATATATCGGAGGGCTTTTTTTCAAGAATTGATAAGCAGGGATTTGTTTTTTGAGACAAAGGATAAAATCAGTGCTGTTTATTGCAATGAGTATTTGGGTGAGAAATGGGTGAATTTCTTCAAGATAGACAGACGAACTTTAGTCGCAATTATTGCTGTTCAAAAAATCACACCTTTACTGAAATCAAGATTTACTCGCTATCTCAAATACATAGGCTGTCAAGATGGTTTGGTTTTTAATTTTAGTGGTATTCGATTGGAGTGCAGTTATTTGAAAAGACCTTGA
- a CDS encoding PfaD family polyunsaturated fatty acid/polyketide biosynthesis protein, whose translation MQHKIAIIGISGLFPGSKNMEELWENLINKKDVTTTATETDFGADTKHFYHPEKGKVDKCYSLKGGFIRDFEFAAEEYDLKEGLLGRLDDIHKWSLYVAKEALKDSGYWQSEKALKDCGLILGNLSFPTRKSHDHLSHFYTDTLEKGLQELVNGETVGKVENRCQSSGDCKLDATTASSPASIVADVLGLQQAYFALDAACASSLYAIKFACDYLQTGKANMMLAGAVSCADPLFIHMGFSIFRAYSKEGDKFAPLDKDSGGLISSEGAGMLVLKRYEDAVRDGDRIHALISGVGLSNDGKGKFLLSPNPRGQLLALERAYQNSEVNPHQIEYLECHATGTPLGDKTEVNTIDSFWGDSKGKDVPLLGSVKSNMGHLLTAAGMSGIIKVILAMHKGIVPASIHLEESLVSQNGLVDKSKIVTEHLLKEVDFAGVNSFGFGGTNGHIVLERCDEHRGTEARNTLDAKNKRRDGEMERNFEQELLDGKEQKNSENFGNGFTPCQQLNGEQEKESTQLLPKFSTVGKVSPKPLAIVGMEAHFGSCRNLEEFWQTIASGKKDFGELPKKRWKGFEDNQELLEAYGLEGAKPPMGAYIEDFEIDLLRFRIQPREAEKLEPQQTLMLKVADNALKDAGFDEKALESNNVAVIVAMETELAIHQYLARWDLDWQIPSLLQNSDLEFSEEEQAKLEELTKNAIRRSSQEDNSASQHTSFIGNIMASRISALWDFNGPTFTLSAGENSTFRALEIAQTMLASGEIDAVVIGAVDLAGGLESVLLRNQLMPEGWKVGEGAGAVVLKRLEDSENDRVYGTVDGLRWNEHGGTEAQRGFEQELIGGKELAALDVKNEHGGTEAQRNLGILDARIERRDGEVERFFGGVDLVEVSGDVYAQLLPKLEIVGKVSHGSVSGSIGHTFAAAGMASLIKTALCVYYRVIPSALGVSSNGFLQNKSDGTDKNDIDNVLAKPWVLVEGQVDRKALIRSFGVDGTLAEVLLGEGTKKGVERSHSYLQQQPMVLLPIAGNGLEAILTQLERIEGKLKGGEKLSDVSSDCFDVYQENIEGKYCLSLVGDSAKKLLRDIGYVFKTLKRAFDNGATWRTPNGSYFVGKPLGKDAEVTFVYPGSSNAYQGLGQELFSLFPNLYDWFEGQVPNVESMLFSKRLYGGRETVDGGTLDAKSEHGGTEARRELDTLDAKIEHGGTEARRELDTLDAKSEHGGTEARRELDTLDAKIERRDGEMERDFEQNENFGKVSPLDAIGAMAVGVSFSAIYTHILQEYFGVKPKKVMGYSMGETSTMWYAMGVWKADKVMEYVHDSPIFQRRLSGKMETLAEHWGMPWEEAKKEWTTLVLMTSLAHLEAHIGGYDRVYLSFVNTSSEVIVSGDRTQCKALAEVLGCTSVEIDLNNIAHHDFVRKDWDGLVKMHSLKVYPMEGVDFYSATTAGVLPFDERVISETAARTCCEPVDFPRLMHKIYGDGARVFIELGASATCTRWIQENLEGKEHIAVSINYKGKSEMRNILGVLATLVSHRIPVDLSVLTADDGRETTDGAVKVGLKKKKKRQLLQRITLGGDRIFDMLVTEENREFFGVEKYVNQKVKIAFPKKEKLREEDVVFTEINNSTATPIRSPRINSWATNGETVNKEAGVATLKVEDSAGITTNLTINQQTNKMANQNGHQNLVVEQTTNFNGNGNGHSNGNHHKNGNGSLEDAEQNQDSHKERMGENGLILQDYSDPKRLEGRNVIWDEKDLREFAYGKISNVYGEEYAIIDTYKKRVMMPMDPYLLVSRITDVKAKLGEYKPSTMQTEYDIPYNAWYTTDGQIPWAVAVESGQCDLMLISYIGIDLQNKGELMYRLLDCTLTFLDDLPLEGQTLRYDISINSYAKSGRNLLFFFSYRCYVEDRMVLKMDGGCAGFFSHEDLAVGHGVVYKPEQIAAKKNAQKQEFIPLLDCPKTEFSKEELTALVNGDMVACFGDESYFADGRNGSLRLPPAKILMLDRITKLDRTGGAYGLGYIEAVKDLNPNDWYFPCHFRDDEVMAGSLQAEGGGQLLRFFMLYLGLQRVTKDARFQPIVDLPQKVICRKEITNDQRKLIYRMEVKEIGLLPEPYVVSDLEILTEDGTIAVLFENLGLRIAEKTAPWYKREKSDSFNGVAVKKVSKPVLMDESHVTEFALGSIEKAFGAKEFAVYNGKRTSRQPNTDLQVISRVLEIRGERQNFKNNPTIVAEYDVPVDAWYFEQNAAPVMPYSVLMEVALQPCGLLAAWMGSTLQFSDRELFFRNLDGDGEMGEMPDLRGKTITNVCVLTSSVALAGTVLNRFTFEVSADGVVFYKGKAAFGFFPAEALKNQAGLDNGKQVPTWWQEKGMDLDLIDLKRETGIEKYYSRKAAMPHYRLSGNQLNLLDAFGVVKDGGKYGKGYVYGTRVVKAYEWFFYCHFYQDPVMPGSLGVEAILQAMQAYALESGLGSDFVNPRFTQVDAHKTTWKYRGQFLRYEDDLRLEVNVKTVDGGQKTVDGETRRTLNIVGDASVWKGGLRIYEVTDLGICVEEGSLQPLPKLEIVGKVSVQDQGSENFGNGSQPCQQLSGLAINQVEINTILKNLELPVFLLENKEGQKAATNDLETASMATQQGWKLLACQGASTPEMLGDADFREFHGVKYAYKTGAMANGIASAELVIAMGKAGLMGSFGAAGLVPERVEAAIQQIQAELPNGAYCFNLIHSPNEPRLEEESVNLFLKHGVHTVEASAFLGLTPHIVYYRVAGLKEAADGSVEMGNRVIAKVSRHEVAEKFLRPAPKRILDALVKAGKISAHQAELAARVPMADDVTVEADSGGHTDNRPLVALLPAIIRLRDAIQAELGYTRKVRIGAGGGIGTPEAALATFQMGAAYIVTGSVNQACVESGSSDYVRKVLAEASQTDVMMAPAADMFEMGVELQVLKKGTLFPIRAKKLYELYRQYDSIEAIPLEERVKLEKTVFRRSLEDVWQGTVDFFMERDPLQIERANNNPKRKMALIFRWYLGLSSRWANVGEAGRQMDYQIWCGPSMGAFNDWVKGTDLEEVENRKVAVVAERIMREAAWLNRMGALGLDLDF comes from the coding sequence ATGCAACATAAAATAGCCATCATCGGCATATCAGGTCTTTTTCCAGGCTCCAAAAATATGGAGGAGCTTTGGGAGAACCTTATCAACAAGAAGGATGTCACAACGACAGCTACCGAAACGGATTTTGGAGCTGATACGAAGCATTTTTACCACCCCGAAAAAGGGAAGGTGGATAAGTGTTATTCACTGAAAGGTGGGTTTATTCGTGATTTTGAGTTTGCGGCAGAGGAATATGATTTGAAGGAAGGCTTGTTGGGGCGTTTGGATGACATTCACAAATGGTCGCTGTATGTGGCGAAGGAGGCATTGAAGGACAGTGGATATTGGCAGTCGGAAAAGGCATTGAAGGATTGTGGGCTGATTTTGGGGAATTTGTCTTTTCCTACAAGGAAGTCGCATGACCATCTTTCGCATTTTTATACGGATACTTTGGAGAAGGGATTGCAGGAGTTGGTTAATGGTGAAACTGTTGGCAAGGTTGAAAACCGTTGCCAAAGTTCTGGTGATTGTAAGTTAGATGCGACAACTGCAAGTTCTCCTGCTTCAATTGTGGCGGATGTGTTGGGATTGCAGCAAGCGTATTTTGCATTGGATGCAGCGTGTGCTTCGTCTTTGTATGCGATTAAGTTTGCGTGTGATTATTTGCAGACGGGAAAGGCGAATATGATGTTGGCGGGGGCGGTGAGTTGTGCCGACCCTTTGTTTATTCACATGGGCTTTTCGATTTTCAGAGCTTACTCCAAAGAGGGGGATAAATTTGCGCCTCTGGATAAGGATTCGGGAGGCTTGATTTCGTCGGAAGGAGCTGGAATGTTGGTATTGAAGCGGTATGAGGATGCGGTGAGGGATGGGGATAGGATTCACGCTTTGATTAGTGGTGTGGGTTTGTCAAATGATGGAAAGGGAAAGTTTTTGTTGAGCCCGAATCCTCGTGGGCAGTTGCTGGCTTTGGAGCGTGCTTACCAAAATAGTGAAGTCAATCCGCATCAAATTGAATATTTGGAGTGTCATGCTACGGGTACGCCTTTGGGTGATAAAACGGAGGTGAATACGATTGATAGTTTTTGGGGAGATAGTAAAGGAAAGGATGTGCCTTTATTGGGTTCAGTGAAGTCGAATATGGGGCATTTGCTGACGGCGGCTGGTATGTCGGGGATTATCAAGGTGATTTTGGCGATGCACAAAGGGATTGTTCCTGCTAGTATTCACTTGGAGGAGTCGCTGGTGTCGCAAAATGGCTTGGTGGATAAGAGTAAGATTGTAACGGAACATTTGCTGAAAGAGGTGGATTTTGCGGGGGTGAATTCGTTTGGTTTTGGAGGAACGAATGGACATATTGTTTTGGAGAGGTGTGATGAACACAGAGGCACGGAGGCACGGAACACACTGGATGCAAAAAATAAACGGAGAGATGGGGAGATGGAGAGGAATTTTGAACAGGAACTGCTAGATGGAAAGGAACAAAAAAATAGTGAAAACTTTGGCAACGGCTTTACGCCTTGCCAACAGTTGAACGGCGAACAAGAAAAAGAATCGACTCAACTGTTGCCAAAGTTTTCAACTGTTGGCAAAGTTTCGCCTAAACCTCTTGCCATCGTTGGCATGGAAGCTCACTTTGGAAGCTGTCGCAATTTGGAAGAATTTTGGCAGACGATAGCGAGCGGCAAAAAGGATTTTGGAGAATTGCCTAAGAAGCGGTGGAAAGGTTTTGAAGATAACCAAGAGTTGTTGGAGGCATATGGATTGGAGGGGGCAAAACCTCCAATGGGTGCGTATATTGAAGATTTTGAGATTGATTTGTTGCGTTTTCGGATTCAGCCGAGAGAGGCGGAAAAGTTGGAGCCGCAACAGACTTTGATGTTGAAGGTGGCGGACAATGCACTGAAAGATGCGGGTTTTGATGAGAAGGCTTTGGAGTCGAATAATGTGGCGGTGATTGTGGCGATGGAAACGGAGTTGGCGATTCACCAATACCTCGCTCGTTGGGATTTGGATTGGCAGATTCCGAGTTTGTTGCAGAATAGTGATTTGGAGTTTTCGGAGGAGGAACAGGCTAAATTGGAGGAATTGACCAAAAATGCGATTCGTAGGTCGAGTCAAGAGGATAATTCGGCGAGTCAACATACGAGTTTTATTGGAAATATTATGGCGAGCCGAATTTCGGCTTTGTGGGATTTTAATGGGCCTACGTTTACGCTTTCGGCGGGTGAAAATTCGACTTTTCGGGCTTTGGAAATCGCTCAGACGATGTTGGCGAGTGGTGAGATTGATGCGGTGGTGATTGGTGCGGTCGATTTGGCTGGTGGTTTGGAGAGTGTGCTTTTGCGGAATCAGTTGATGCCTGAAGGGTGGAAAGTTGGTGAAGGTGCGGGGGCTGTGGTTTTGAAGCGTTTGGAGGATTCTGAGAATGATAGGGTTTATGGAACGGTGGATGGTTTGCGGTGGAATGAACACGGAGGCACGGAGGCACAGAGAGGTTTTGAACAGGAACTTATAGGTGGAAAGGAACTTGCTGCACTGGATGTAAAAAATGAACACGGAGGCACGGAGGCACAGAGGAATTTAGGCATACTTGACGCAAGAATTGAACGGAGAGATGGAGAGGTGGAGAGATTTTTTGGTGGGGTTGATTTGGTGGAGGTTTCTGGGGATGTGTATGCTCAATTGTTGCCAAAATTGGAAATTGTTGGCAAAGTTTCGCATGGGAGTGTTTCGGGAAGTATTGGACATACTTTTGCAGCTGCGGGGATGGCGAGTTTGATTAAAACGGCTTTGTGTGTGTATTATCGGGTGATTCCGAGTGCGCTTGGAGTGTCATCGAATGGATTTTTACAGAACAAGTCCGACGGTACAGATAAGAATGATATAGATAATGTTCTTGCGAAGCCTTGGGTTTTGGTGGAGGGGCAAGTGGATAGGAAGGCTTTGATTCGGAGTTTTGGTGTGGATGGTACTTTGGCGGAGGTGTTGCTTGGTGAAGGTACAAAGAAGGGGGTGGAAAGGTCGCATTCTTATTTGCAGCAGCAGCCAATGGTTTTGTTGCCGATTGCAGGAAATGGTCTTGAAGCGATTTTGACGCAATTGGAGAGGATTGAAGGGAAATTGAAGGGGGGCGAAAAGCTTTCGGATGTTTCTTCGGATTGCTTTGATGTTTACCAAGAGAATATTGAAGGAAAATACTGCTTGTCTTTGGTGGGAGATTCTGCGAAAAAGTTGTTGCGGGATATTGGTTATGTCTTTAAGACTTTGAAGCGGGCGTTTGATAACGGGGCTACTTGGCGGACTCCTAATGGGAGTTATTTTGTGGGGAAGCCTTTGGGAAAAGATGCGGAGGTGACTTTTGTTTACCCTGGTTCTTCTAATGCTTATCAGGGGCTTGGTCAGGAGTTGTTTTCCTTGTTTCCGAACTTGTATGATTGGTTTGAGGGGCAGGTGCCAAATGTGGAGAGTATGTTGTTTAGTAAACGGCTGTACGGTGGACGGGAGACGGTGGACGGTGGCACACTGGACGCAAAAAGTGAACACGGAGGCACAGAGGCACGGAGGGAGTTAGACACACTGGACGCAAAAATTGAACACGGAGGCACGGAGGCACGGAGGGAGTTAGACACACTGGACGCAAAAAGTGAACACGGAGGCACAGAGGCACGGAGGGAGTTAGACACACTGGACGCAAAAATTGAACGGAGAGATGGAGAGATGGAGAGGGATTTTGAACAGAATGAAAACTTTGGCAAGGTTTCGCCTTTGGATGCAATTGGTGCGATGGCGGTGGGTGTTTCGTTTTCGGCGATTTATACACATATTTTGCAGGAGTATTTTGGGGTGAAGCCTAAGAAGGTGATGGGCTATAGCATGGGCGAAACGAGTACAATGTGGTATGCGATGGGTGTTTGGAAGGCGGATAAGGTGATGGAATATGTGCATGATTCTCCTATTTTTCAGCGGCGATTGTCGGGTAAGATGGAGACTTTGGCGGAACATTGGGGGATGCCGTGGGAGGAGGCGAAAAAGGAGTGGACGACTTTGGTGTTGATGACTTCTTTGGCGCATTTGGAGGCGCATATTGGAGGCTATGACCGAGTGTATTTGAGTTTTGTGAATACGTCGAGTGAGGTGATTGTGTCGGGAGATAGAACGCAATGTAAGGCTTTAGCGGAGGTGTTGGGTTGTACTTCGGTGGAGATTGACCTCAACAATATTGCTCATCATGATTTTGTGCGGAAGGATTGGGATGGGCTGGTGAAGATGCACAGTTTGAAGGTGTATCCGATGGAAGGGGTGGATTTTTATTCGGCTACAACGGCTGGAGTTTTGCCGTTTGATGAGCGGGTGATTTCGGAAACGGCGGCTCGAACTTGTTGTGAGCCTGTGGATTTCCCGAGGTTGATGCATAAGATTTATGGGGATGGTGCAAGGGTGTTTATTGAGCTGGGGGCTAGTGCGACTTGTACGAGGTGGATTCAGGAGAATTTGGAGGGTAAGGAACATATTGCGGTTTCTATCAACTACAAAGGGAAGTCCGAAATGCGAAATATTTTGGGCGTTTTGGCGACTTTGGTGAGTCATCGGATTCCTGTTGACCTGTCGGTCTTGACGGCTGACGATGGACGGGAGACGACTGACGGAGCAGTGAAAGTGGGTTTGAAGAAAAAGAAGAAACGACAACTGCTTCAAAGGATTACTTTGGGGGGTGATAGGATTTTTGATATGTTGGTGACGGAGGAGAATCGGGAGTTTTTTGGGGTGGAGAAGTATGTGAATCAGAAGGTGAAAATTGCTTTTCCGAAGAAAGAGAAGTTGAGGGAGGAAGATGTGGTTTTTACAGAAATAAATAATTCAACAGCAACACCCATTCGTAGCCCACGAATTAATTCGTGGGCTACGAATGGGGAAACGGTAAACAAAGAGGCAGGGGTAGCGACTTTGAAGGTTGAGGATTCAGCAGGTATTACAACAAATTTGACAATAAATCAGCAAACAAATAAAATGGCAAATCAAAACGGGCATCAAAATTTGGTGGTAGAACAAACTACAAACTTCAATGGGAACGGAAACGGTCACTCCAATGGGAATCACCATAAAAATGGCAATGGTTCATTGGAGGATGCAGAACAAAATCAGGACTCGCATAAGGAACGAATGGGTGAGAATGGTTTGATTTTGCAGGATTATAGCGACCCTAAGCGATTGGAGGGCAGGAATGTGATTTGGGATGAGAAGGATTTGCGGGAGTTTGCTTACGGCAAAATTTCCAATGTGTATGGTGAGGAATATGCGATAATTGACACCTACAAAAAACGGGTGATGATGCCGATGGACCCTTATTTGCTGGTGAGTCGGATTACGGATGTGAAAGCGAAACTCGGTGAATATAAGCCTTCTACGATGCAGACGGAGTACGATATTCCCTACAATGCGTGGTACACAACGGATGGGCAAATTCCGTGGGCTGTGGCTGTGGAGTCGGGTCAATGTGATTTGATGTTGATTTCTTACATTGGGATTGACCTCCAAAACAAGGGGGAATTGATGTACCGTTTGTTGGATTGTACGCTGACTTTTTTGGATGATTTGCCGTTGGAGGGGCAGACGTTGCGTTATGACATCAGTATCAACAGTTATGCAAAAAGTGGACGCAACTTGTTGTTTTTCTTTAGTTACCGCTGTTATGTGGAAGATAGAATGGTCTTGAAGATGGATGGCGGTTGTGCGGGCTTTTTCTCACATGAGGATTTGGCTGTTGGACATGGTGTGGTCTATAAGCCCGAACAGATTGCAGCCAAGAAAAATGCTCAAAAACAGGAATTTATTCCTTTGTTGGACTGCCCAAAAACGGAGTTCTCGAAGGAGGAATTGACGGCTTTGGTGAATGGCGATATGGTGGCTTGTTTTGGGGATGAAAGCTATTTTGCAGACGGTCGAAATGGGTCTTTGCGCTTGCCCCCTGCAAAGATTTTGATGTTGGATAGAATCACTAAACTCGACAGAACAGGCGGTGCTTACGGCTTGGGATACATTGAAGCGGTGAAGGATTTGAACCCGAATGATTGGTATTTTCCTTGTCATTTTAGGGATGATGAGGTAATGGCGGGTTCATTGCAGGCGGAAGGTGGCGGGCAGTTGCTGCGCTTTTTCATGCTCTATTTGGGGCTGCAAAGGGTGACGAAGGATGCACGTTTTCAGCCAATTGTGGATTTGCCGCAAAAGGTGATTTGCAGAAAAGAGATTACAAACGACCAACGAAAATTGATTTACCGAATGGAGGTCAAGGAGATTGGTTTGTTGCCTGAACCTTATGTGGTTTCGGATTTGGAGATATTGACGGAGGACGGAACGATTGCGGTTTTGTTTGAGAATTTGGGCTTGCGGATTGCGGAGAAAACTGCGCCGTGGTACAAGCGTGAAAAGTCGGATAGCTTCAATGGTGTGGCGGTCAAGAAGGTAAGTAAACCTGTTTTGATGGATGAAAGTCATGTGACGGAGTTTGCATTGGGTTCGATTGAGAAGGCGTTTGGAGCGAAAGAGTTTGCGGTGTACAATGGCAAACGGACTTCAAGGCAGCCAAATACGGATTTGCAGGTGATTTCGAGAGTGCTGGAAATCAGGGGTGAACGACAAAATTTTAAGAACAATCCAACGATTGTAGCAGAATACGATGTGCCTGTGGATGCTTGGTATTTTGAGCAGAATGCTGCACCTGTGATGCCGTATTCGGTGTTGATGGAGGTGGCTTTGCAGCCTTGTGGTTTGTTGGCGGCTTGGATGGGAAGTACCCTACAATTTTCGGATAGAGAGCTGTTCTTTAGGAATTTGGATGGTGATGGCGAAATGGGCGAAATGCCTGATTTGCGAGGTAAAACGATTACAAATGTGTGTGTGCTGACTTCGAGTGTGGCGTTGGCTGGAACGGTTTTGAATCGTTTTACTTTTGAAGTGAGTGCGGATGGTGTGGTGTTTTATAAGGGTAAAGCTGCCTTTGGTTTTTTCCCTGCGGAGGCATTGAAGAATCAAGCAGGTTTGGATAATGGAAAGCAGGTGCCGACTTGGTGGCAAGAGAAGGGCATGGATTTAGATTTGATTGATTTGAAGCGGGAAACGGGTATTGAAAAATATTATAGCCGAAAGGCTGCAATGCCGCATTATAGATTGAGCGGCAATCAGTTGAATTTGTTGGATGCTTTTGGTGTAGTGAAGGATGGTGGTAAGTATGGCAAGGGCTATGTGTATGGGACTCGTGTGGTGAAGGCGTATGAGTGGTTCTTTTATTGTCATTTTTACCAAGACCCTGTGATGCCTGGTTCTTTGGGAGTGGAGGCGATTTTGCAGGCGATGCAGGCTTATGCTTTGGAGTCTGGATTGGGGAGTGATTTTGTGAATCCGAGGTTTACGCAGGTGGATGCACATAAGACGACTTGGAAGTATCGTGGGCAGTTTTTGAGGTATGAGGATGACCTACGACTGGAAGTGAATGTGAAAACGGTTGACGGTGGACAGAAGACGGTGGACGGGGAAACTCGGAGGACGTTGAATATTGTTGGGGATGCTTCGGTATGGAAAGGGGGATTGAGGATTTATGAGGTGACGGATTTGGGGATTTGTGTGGAAGAGGGGTCACTTCAACCGTTGCCAAAATTGGAAATTGTTGGCAAGGTTTCCGTTCAAGACCAAGGTAGCGAAAACTTTGGCAACGGTTCTCAACCTTGTCAACAGTTGAGCGGTTTAGCTATCAATCAAGTAGAAATAAACACAATATTAAAAAACTTGGAACTGCCCGTATTTCTATTGGAAAATAAAGAAGGTCAAAAGGCGGCTACGAATGATTTGGAGACGGCTTCAATGGCTACGCAACAGGGTTGGAAGTTGTTGGCTTGTCAAGGGGCTTCGACTCCTGAAATGTTGGGGGATGCTGACTTTAGGGAGTTTCATGGGGTGAAATATGCGTATAAAACGGGAGCGATGGCGAATGGTATTGCTTCTGCAGAGTTGGTGATTGCGATGGGTAAGGCTGGTTTGATGGGTTCTTTTGGAGCGGCTGGTTTGGTGCCCGAAAGAGTGGAAGCGGCAATTCAACAAATTCAAGCGGAATTGCCGAACGGGGCGTATTGCTTCAATTTGATTCACAGTCCGAATGAGCCGAGATTGGAGGAAGAGTCGGTGAATTTGTTTTTGAAACATGGGGTGCATACGGTGGAGGCTTCGGCATTTTTGGGCTTGACTCCGCATATTGTGTATTACCGTGTGGCGGGCTTGAAGGAAGCGGCTGATGGAAGTGTGGAAATGGGCAATCGTGTGATTGCGAAGGTGTCCCGACATGAGGTGGCGGAGAAGTTTTTGCGTCCTGCGCCTAAGCGTATTTTGGATGCTTTGGTGAAGGCGGGTAAGATTTCGGCGCATCAGGCGGAATTGGCGGCTCGTGTGCCGATGGCGGATGATGTGACGGTGGAGGCGGATAGTGGCGGTCATACGGATAATCGTCCTTTGGTGGCGTTGTTGCCTGCGATTATTCGACTGCGAGATGCGATTCAGGCGGAATTGGGTTATACTCGAAAGGTGCGGATTGGTGCTGGCGGTGGTATTGGTACGCCTGAGGCGGCTTTGGCGACGTTTCAAATGGGGGCGGCTTATATTGTGACGGGTTCGGTGAATCAGGCGTGTGTGGAGTCGGGGAGCTCGGATTATGTGCGGAAGGTCTTGGCGGAGGCTTCACAAACGGATGTGATGATGGCTCCTGCTGCGGATATGTTTGAGATGGGTGTGGAGCTACAGGTCTTGAAGAAGGGGACGCTGTTTCCGATTCGTGCGAAGAAATTGTATGAGTTGTATCGTCAATATGATAGTATTGAGGCGATTCCTTTGGAGGAACGGGTGAAGTTGGAAAAGACGGTTTTCCGTCGTTCTTTGGAGGATGTTTGGCAGGGTACAGTTGACTTTTTCATGGAGCGTGACCCGTTGCAAATCGAACGGGCGAACAACAATCCGAAACGCAAAATGGCTTTGATTTTCCGTTGGTATTTGGGGCTTTCTTCTCGCTGGGCAAATGTGGGTGAGGCTGGTCGTCAGATGGATTATCAGATTTGGTGTGGTCCTTCGATGGGTGCGTTTAATGATTGGGTGAAGGGTACGGATTTGGAGGAGGTGGAGAATCGGAAGGTGGCGGTTGTTGCGGAGAGGATTATGAGGGAGGCGGCTTGGTTGAATAGGATGGGAGCTTTGGGTTTGGATTTGGATTTTTGA
- a CDS encoding beta-ketoacyl synthase N-terminal-like domain-containing protein, with translation MQHKIAIIGISGLFPGSKNMEELWDNLINKKDVTTTATETDFGAKQKHSIMGLFSSN, from the coding sequence ATGCAACATAAAATAGCCATCATCGGCATATCAGGTCTTTTTCCAGGCTCCAAAAACATGGAGGAACTATGGGATAATCTGATTAATAAAAAAGATGTCACAACGACAGCTACCGAAACGGATTTTGGAGCAAAACAGAAACATTCCATTATGGGTTTATTTAGTAGTAATTAA